A part of Chitinimonas koreensis genomic DNA contains:
- a CDS encoding substrate-binding periplasmic protein, with product MVASTLIFRRMPLPVLSALALACRAADGPAPAVPAAPGIAETVRACGGEGEWIPSSYFAREHGRKTEAVVGYSVDVLREALAGSRFRPEAALLPWARCQREVRDGRRFQLAMGVLYSQERAREYLLSEPYLRFRPGYFYWRGRFPAGLSIDSAAELGRYRVCGLYGYNYGYTGLDAGRFDTGALDYPSVVAKLAAGRCDLFVETLEVMAGQRRLGRVAYDPAILVGRPIPGLPPVVAHFAVSPNAPDAVGLVRALDAGIERLRRAQRLDALLSKHTD from the coding sequence TTGGTCGCCTCCACCCTCATCTTCCGCCGCATGCCGCTGCCAGTGCTCTCCGCGCTGGCGCTGGCTTGCCGTGCCGCCGACGGGCCGGCTCCGGCCGTTCCGGCCGCGCCCGGCATCGCCGAGACCGTACGCGCCTGCGGCGGCGAGGGCGAGTGGATCCCGTCGAGCTATTTCGCGCGCGAGCACGGCAGGAAGACCGAAGCGGTGGTCGGCTATTCGGTCGACGTGCTGCGCGAGGCGCTGGCCGGCAGCCGCTTCCGGCCCGAGGCGGCGCTGCTGCCGTGGGCGCGCTGCCAGCGCGAGGTGCGCGACGGCCGCCGCTTCCAGCTCGCCATGGGCGTGCTGTACAGCCAGGAGCGCGCGCGCGAATACCTGCTCAGCGAGCCTTACCTGCGTTTCCGGCCCGGCTATTTCTACTGGCGCGGCCGCTTCCCCGCCGGCCTGTCGATCGACAGCGCGGCCGAGCTCGGCCGCTACCGCGTCTGCGGCCTGTACGGCTACAACTACGGCTACACCGGCCTCGATGCCGGCCGCTTCGACACCGGCGCGCTCGACTACCCCTCGGTGGTGGCCAAGCTGGCGGCCGGCCGTTGCGACCTGTTCGTCGAGACGCTCGAAGTGATGGCGGGCCAGCGCCGGCTCGGCCGGGTCGCCTACGATCCCGCCATCCTGGTCGGCCGGCCGATCCCGGGCCTGCCGCCGGTGGTGGCCCACTTCGCCGTCAGCCCGAACGCGCCCGACGCGGTCGGTCTGGTGCGCGCGCTCGACGCCGGCATCGAGCGGCTGCGGCGCGCCCAGCGGCTCGACGCGCTGCTGTCGAAGCACACCGATTGA